The Shewanella sp. MTB7 genome includes a window with the following:
- a CDS encoding LysR family transcriptional regulator, whose product MNFKRLETFMWVAVLGNFRLTAEKMNTTQPSISARIIALEEELGVKLFERDNSPVSLTSKGQEILPYVKKIMHMAEQLKEVADENSPLCGLLRLGVSETIVHTWLPTFLNKIHNAFPKLDVEITVDVTTNLREGLLSQSLDLAFLMGPVSDSKIENVDLCEFSLIWVANPKLGMAKMTTSIEQLSQWPVITYARNTRPYEDISNKFRELNVPPPRLFSCSSLSACLRMVTEGIGVSPLSLKMIEAELTSGKLEIVDTNWVPNTNRYKDVI is encoded by the coding sequence ATGAATTTTAAACGTCTTGAAACATTTATGTGGGTTGCTGTTCTAGGAAATTTCCGACTAACAGCCGAAAAAATGAATACAACTCAACCCTCCATATCAGCACGGATTATCGCATTAGAAGAAGAGTTAGGGGTAAAACTGTTTGAACGTGATAACAGCCCAGTATCTTTAACATCGAAAGGACAAGAAATATTACCGTATGTAAAAAAAATAATGCATATGGCGGAGCAATTAAAAGAGGTGGCCGATGAAAACTCACCATTATGTGGATTATTGCGACTAGGCGTATCTGAAACTATTGTTCACACATGGCTACCTACTTTCTTGAATAAAATTCATAATGCATTTCCTAAGCTAGACGTAGAAATAACCGTTGATGTCACTACCAATTTACGAGAAGGACTGCTTTCACAATCATTGGATTTAGCTTTTTTAATGGGCCCGGTATCAGACAGTAAAATTGAAAATGTAGATTTGTGTGAGTTCTCACTGATATGGGTAGCGAACCCAAAGCTAGGTATGGCAAAAATGACAACATCAATAGAGCAACTAAGCCAGTGGCCTGTCATCACGTATGCAAGAAATACACGACCATATGAAGATATAAGCAATAAATTCCGTGAATTAAATGTTCCACCACCTAGACTATTTTCCTGCAGTTCCTTATCGGCATGTTTGCGTATGGTAACTGAAGGTATAGGAGTCAGTCCATTATCCCTAAAAATGATCGAAGCTGAATTAACCAGCGGAAAGCTAGAAATAGTAGATACAAACTGGGTGCCTAATACCAATCGGTATAAAGATGTGATCTAA
- a CDS encoding ABC transporter ATP-binding protein yields MFKRFESWIDALPSQEPEQPPTGIYAFCRFYTRGFERPLILMSVITALLAVLEVSLFGFMGQLVDLLINNDPETLFEKEGRKLIGMTVLILVVIPALVLLHALIVYQGLLGNYPMSIRWLAHRYLLKQSVSFYQNDFAGRIATKVMQTSIAVREAVTKILDVLVYILVYFITMLVMIANADIRLMAPMIIWLCAYVGIQFLFIPKLKAASMAQADARSTMTGRVVDSYTNITTVKLFSHTQKEAEYAKGSMQTFLDTVYRQMRLVTGINVSVQIINYLLVFAIAAISIYLWSHHAITIGAITIAVSLSLRLNGMSQWIMWEISSLFENIGTVADGITTLSKPTEIQDVDNAKALQVPHGKIDFNQVSFHYGENSGVIEKLDLKIKPGEKVGLVGRSGAGKSTLVNLLMRFYDIEKGTIEIDGQDIKHVQQDSLRANIGMVTQDTSLLHRSIRENILYGKPDASEEEFQSAIKHSQSYDFIQSLTDPEGNRGLDAQVGERGVKLSGGQRQRIAIARVLLKNAPILLLDEATSALDSEVEAAIQQSLYQLMEGKTVIAIAHRLSTIAAMDRLIVLDQGNVVEQGTHSELIASGGIYAQLWAHQTGGFLGID; encoded by the coding sequence ATGTTCAAACGATTTGAATCATGGATTGATGCCTTGCCCTCACAAGAGCCAGAGCAACCACCAACTGGGATATATGCATTTTGCCGTTTTTACACCCGTGGATTTGAACGACCACTCATTTTAATGTCAGTTATCACAGCTCTGCTGGCAGTGTTAGAGGTCTCTTTATTTGGCTTTATGGGGCAACTTGTCGACCTATTAATTAATAATGACCCTGAGACTTTATTCGAAAAGGAGGGACGTAAGCTCATTGGGATGACAGTACTGATTTTGGTAGTGATCCCAGCATTGGTATTACTGCACGCATTAATTGTTTACCAAGGCTTGTTGGGCAACTACCCCATGTCCATCCGCTGGTTGGCCCACCGATACTTATTAAAACAAAGCGTCTCCTTTTATCAGAATGATTTTGCCGGTCGTATTGCCACTAAAGTCATGCAAACTTCCATCGCGGTGCGTGAAGCCGTCACCAAAATACTCGATGTGCTCGTCTACATTTTAGTGTATTTCATCACGATGTTGGTCATGATTGCCAATGCTGATATTCGCCTTATGGCACCAATGATCATCTGGTTGTGTGCGTACGTCGGCATTCAATTTCTTTTTATCCCTAAACTCAAAGCGGCATCGATGGCGCAAGCCGATGCCCGCTCAACAATGACAGGAAGAGTGGTCGACAGTTATACCAATATCACCACGGTAAAACTGTTTTCACATACGCAAAAAGAAGCTGAATACGCAAAAGGTAGCATGCAAACCTTTCTAGACACCGTATATCGTCAAATGCGACTGGTAACGGGGATAAATGTTAGTGTTCAAATAATCAACTACTTACTCGTATTTGCCATCGCCGCGATCTCTATCTATCTCTGGAGTCACCACGCGATAACCATAGGTGCCATCACGATTGCAGTCAGCCTTTCACTCAGGCTCAATGGCATGTCTCAATGGATTATGTGGGAGATAAGCTCACTATTTGAAAACATAGGAACTGTTGCTGACGGCATTACTACATTATCTAAACCCACAGAGATCCAAGATGTTGATAATGCCAAAGCACTACAGGTACCTCATGGCAAAATCGATTTTAACCAAGTCAGCTTTCACTATGGTGAAAATAGCGGCGTGATTGAGAAGCTTGATCTCAAAATCAAACCAGGTGAGAAAGTCGGCTTAGTTGGCCGCTCAGGGGCAGGTAAATCGACTTTAGTTAATTTGTTGATGCGTTTTTATGATATTGAAAAAGGCACCATTGAGATCGATGGTCAAGACATTAAACATGTGCAACAGGATTCACTACGCGCCAATATTGGCATGGTGACTCAAGATACTTCTCTGCTGCATCGCTCTATTCGTGAAAATATTCTTTACGGTAAGCCTGATGCCAGCGAAGAGGAGTTTCAAAGTGCAATCAAGCATTCTCAGTCATATGATTTTATTCAATCACTAACCGATCCTGAAGGTAATCGGGGCTTAGATGCACAAGTGGGTGAACGTGGAGTAAAACTCTCTGGTGGGCAACGCCAACGAATCGCCATTGCACGGGTTCTCTTAAAGAATGCCCCCATCCTATTACTCGATGAAGCAACATCGGCACTGGACTCTGAAGTTGAAGCCGCTATTCAGCAAAGCTTGTATCAATTAATGGAAGGCAAAACAGTCATCGCGATTGCTCATCGACTATCGACCATCGCCGCGATGGATAGATTGATCGTGTTAGATCAAGGTAATGTAGTAGAACAAGGAACCCACTCAGAGTTAATTGCTTCTGGTGGTATCTACGCTCAACTTTGGGCTCATCAAACCGGTGGTTTCTTGGGAATAGATTAA
- a CDS encoding dual specificity protein phosphatase family protein — MQHLFWLVEDKIAGRSGPNKEVWDLNEIKRSGIGALLSVNGGEDCDLVEIKQAKLVYACIPFSSNVPPQEDDLKICVEQLPKALAFIRDCEAKGLPVLIHCRSGKDRTALLMAYYLMENGAAPLHAVSQVRAVRDIAFSAEGWDQFAFDVLYALQD; from the coding sequence ATGCAGCATCTATTTTGGTTAGTCGAAGACAAGATTGCTGGACGCAGTGGGCCTAACAAGGAAGTGTGGGATCTGAATGAAATTAAACGTTCAGGTATTGGAGCTCTACTTTCCGTCAATGGCGGAGAAGATTGTGATTTAGTTGAAATTAAACAGGCTAAGTTAGTTTATGCATGTATACCATTTTCAAGTAATGTACCGCCACAAGAGGATGATTTGAAGATCTGTGTTGAGCAATTGCCAAAGGCATTGGCCTTTATTCGTGATTGTGAAGCGAAAGGGCTACCGGTCTTGATCCATTGTCGCTCGGGTAAGGATAGAACGGCTCTTTTAATGGCCTATTATTTAATGGAAAATGGTGCTGCCCCGCTGCATGCTGTGAGTCAAGTTCGTGCCGTTAGGGATATTGCATTTAGTGCAGAAGGCTGGGACCAATTTGCATTTGATGTGTTGTATGCACTTCAAGATTAA
- a CDS encoding AlkA N-terminal domain-containing protein: MCPSSVRPLSNESCRRARLARDPRFDGVFFTGVLSTGIFCRSICPAAPAKEENVRYFFTAIGAANAGLRPCLRCRPDSAPGSSAWKGTQTTVDRALSLIDAGYLFGDNGGSLESLAEKLGITSRYLRKLFVEKVGTSPNKYAQFRQLMFAKQLLHQTDLSMTQVGLAAGFSSIRRFNEVFQQTLALTPSALRKKRGTNMSQDRHELGEVCLSMQLSYRPPLNWQKQLDFYRLRMVEGMEWDNKAEGYSRSFQIGNVKGFFEAEHDEAHHRFNVTIHLADTKALPVLKEVVTQIKRVLDLDADMAQIQTSLSSIDIINNAVLDGLRLPGTWSAFEAGCRAILGQQVSVVQATKLLNLMVNANGEELTISGRVIRLFPTPDAIANASLDELKMPGARKAVLNAFGQFVSEHPHASVDDWINIKGIGPWTVAYAKMRGLSDPNILLCSDLIVKKKVLKRYEELHGTTKHLADKMPTAINYKTVTEQLEKNIAPWGSYLTFQLWNLA; the protein is encoded by the coding sequence ATGTGCCCCAGTTCTGTTAGACCTTTATCAAACGAGTCCTGTCGTAGGGCAAGATTAGCCAGAGATCCACGTTTTGATGGGGTATTCTTTACTGGGGTCTTGAGCACGGGCATTTTCTGCCGCTCTATCTGCCCAGCAGCCCCTGCAAAAGAGGAGAATGTTCGTTACTTTTTTACTGCTATTGGTGCTGCAAATGCAGGGCTTAGACCTTGTTTACGTTGTCGGCCAGACAGTGCTCCAGGCTCCTCAGCGTGGAAAGGAACGCAAACAACTGTTGATCGCGCCTTATCATTAATCGATGCTGGATACCTATTTGGCGATAATGGGGGCTCCTTGGAATCTTTAGCGGAAAAGCTGGGGATCACTAGTCGTTATTTGAGAAAGTTGTTTGTAGAGAAGGTCGGCACGTCACCCAATAAATACGCTCAATTTCGTCAGTTGATGTTTGCTAAACAATTGCTGCATCAAACTGATCTGTCGATGACTCAGGTTGGGCTGGCCGCAGGGTTCAGTAGTATTAGACGTTTTAATGAAGTTTTTCAGCAGACTTTAGCCTTAACGCCGTCAGCTTTGCGTAAGAAAAGAGGGACAAACATGAGTCAAGATAGACATGAGCTGGGTGAGGTCTGTCTATCAATGCAGTTGTCTTATCGGCCGCCCTTAAATTGGCAGAAGCAGTTAGATTTTTATCGATTAAGAATGGTCGAGGGGATGGAGTGGGACAATAAAGCTGAGGGTTATAGCCGCAGCTTTCAAATTGGCAATGTAAAAGGCTTTTTTGAAGCCGAGCATGATGAAGCTCATCACCGGTTTAATGTGACCATTCACTTAGCCGACACTAAAGCCTTACCTGTGCTGAAAGAGGTGGTGACACAGATAAAACGTGTATTGGATCTTGATGCTGACATGGCTCAAATTCAAACCAGTTTATCATCAATCGACATTATCAATAATGCGGTATTAGATGGATTAAGGTTACCGGGGACTTGGAGCGCATTCGAAGCTGGATGCAGGGCTATTTTAGGTCAACAAGTCAGTGTTGTTCAGGCGACTAAGCTGTTAAATCTCATGGTAAACGCTAACGGTGAAGAGTTGACTATTTCTGGCAGAGTAATACGTCTTTTCCCGACTCCTGATGCAATAGCGAACGCAAGTTTAGATGAGCTCAAGATGCCTGGCGCGCGAAAGGCGGTACTTAATGCATTCGGGCAATTTGTGAGTGAACACCCACACGCGTCGGTTGATGACTGGATTAACATAAAGGGCATAGGCCCATGGACGGTGGCATACGCAAAAATGAGGGGCTTAAGCGATCCAAATATTTTGCTGTGTTCAGATTTAATCGTCAAAAAGAAGGTGCTTAAACGTTATGAGGAGTTACATGGTACTACTAAGCATTTAGCTGACAAGATGCCCACTGCGATTAATTACAAGACTGTTACCGAGCAATTAGAGAAAAATATTGCTCCTTGGGGCAGTTACTTAACCTTTCAATTATGGAATTTAGCATGA
- a CDS encoding methylated-DNA--[protein]-cysteine S-methyltransferase gives MTDIIRTQTPVSCFTDVTDKALLIPVADRLVQSPVGVLHIKANQFGISHLGVAKEGAELLECVKGEVVEFAQLHLQQLERELTEYFDGERHSFTVPLAPKGTEFQTQVWQALIELGYGNTCSYGDIALQIARPKAVRAVGAANGANPIAIIVPCHRVIGKNGKLTGYAYGLGMKQQLLTLEEQNRRG, from the coding sequence ATGACAGATATCATTCGAACTCAAACGCCAGTTTCATGTTTTACGGATGTGACCGATAAGGCGTTACTCATTCCAGTAGCTGACAGACTGGTTCAAAGTCCCGTTGGTGTACTGCATATCAAGGCTAATCAATTTGGCATCAGTCATCTTGGCGTGGCTAAAGAAGGGGCTGAGTTACTTGAATGTGTGAAAGGGGAGGTTGTTGAATTTGCTCAGTTACATTTGCAGCAGCTTGAGCGTGAATTAACGGAATACTTCGACGGTGAGCGTCACTCATTTACCGTGCCACTGGCGCCTAAAGGAACAGAGTTTCAAACTCAAGTGTGGCAAGCTTTGATTGAGCTAGGTTATGGCAATACCTGCAGTTATGGTGATATTGCACTACAGATAGCACGCCCTAAAGCGGTGAGAGCGGTAGGCGCGGCTAATGGTGCTAATCCCATCGCGATTATTGTGCCTTGTCACCGTGTGATTGGGAAAAATGGCAAGTTGACCGGTTATGCTTATGGTCTTGGTATGAAGCAGCAGTTACTTACCTTGGAAGAACAAAATAGGAGGGGGTGA
- a CDS encoding chemotaxis protein CheV, producing MKSKATQSQGLLLFRLSHRQLFAVGTLKIRELVPYTPLHAIPHSHPTILGAATIRGNTIPVIDMAAAVGYQGLSKEELVKSYIVITDCQRMVIGFLVRGIDKIIECNWRDIESPPNNLGSNAYLTGVTRFEDGLVQLLDVELLLSKVFPASPETSRPILTDVQREKLKPLRILLVDDSKVARKQLSDALDRINIPYQVTSDGHDALSIMKAAAENHQPIDMLVSDIEMPGLDGYELAFEVKNTPALAQAYIILHTSLSSEISVGQAQQVGANEALEKFDAHELISAMLRGAESKEES from the coding sequence ATGAAGAGTAAGGCTACACAATCACAAGGGTTATTACTTTTTCGATTGTCTCACAGACAACTGTTTGCTGTGGGAACGCTAAAAATACGTGAACTTGTACCTTACACTCCACTTCATGCCATCCCCCATTCTCATCCAACGATTTTAGGGGCTGCTACTATTAGGGGCAACACTATTCCTGTTATCGATATGGCTGCAGCGGTTGGATATCAGGGGCTTTCAAAGGAAGAGTTAGTTAAAAGCTATATTGTCATCACTGATTGTCAGCGTATGGTGATAGGCTTTTTGGTGCGAGGTATTGATAAGATCATTGAATGTAATTGGAGAGACATTGAGTCTCCGCCAAACAATTTAGGTTCTAATGCTTATTTGACCGGAGTGACACGTTTTGAAGATGGTTTGGTGCAACTCCTCGATGTTGAACTGTTACTTTCAAAAGTATTCCCAGCGAGCCCTGAGACCAGCCGTCCAATTTTAACCGATGTGCAACGAGAAAAGCTTAAGCCTCTAAGAATACTTCTAGTCGATGATTCTAAAGTGGCACGCAAACAGTTATCTGATGCGCTTGATAGAATTAATATCCCGTATCAGGTCACTTCTGATGGACATGATGCACTATCGATAATGAAAGCCGCCGCTGAAAACCATCAACCAATAGATATGTTAGTCAGTGATATTGAGATGCCTGGATTAGACGGTTATGAACTGGCATTTGAAGTGAAAAACACCCCCGCTTTAGCACAAGCATACATTATACTGCATACATCACTTTCGAGTGAGATCAGCGTGGGTCAAGCTCAACAAGTTGGGGCCAATGAAGCTTTAGAGAAATTTGATGCTCATGAGCTCATAAGTGCCATGCTTCGTGGTGCAGAGAGCAAGGAGGAAAGTTAG
- a CDS encoding DEAD/DEAH box helicase: protein MTHALSCETTNSARFDELGLIPELLKRVTELEYSTPTQIQSQSIPLVLKGSDLLAGANTGSGKTAAFSLPILQHLHTQKKAAAKGNFVRALVIVPTRELAQQVATSFKSYAQCLTPRVKIEAVFGGVSANTQMLALRGGADVLVATPGRLLDLLSSNAIKLSQVTHLVLDEADRMLSLGFTDELGEILALLPKRKQTLLFSATFPEEVKELIDALLSSPVEIQLQSEEESTLRQQVYRVNKSHKTALLGHLIKENDWRQVLVFASAKNTCNRLEQKLGKLGITAQVFHSDKSQSARTRVLEEFKRGDISVLIATDIAARGIDIEKLPVVINYELPRSPVDYMHRIGRSGRAGEAGLALSLISHHEYQHFKLIEKKNKLSLEWEQIADFEADEEAPLDCPSREIKAMAAPEGMGKKKRKKLPKANAELWGKKS from the coding sequence ATGACCCACGCACTCTCTTGTGAAACAACAAACAGCGCACGCTTTGACGAATTGGGCTTAATCCCCGAACTACTTAAGCGGGTCACCGAACTTGAGTATTCAACGCCCACTCAGATCCAGTCTCAAAGCATCCCTCTGGTACTGAAAGGAAGCGATCTCCTCGCTGGTGCCAATACGGGCTCAGGCAAGACTGCTGCTTTTTCTCTACCCATTTTACAGCATCTACATACTCAAAAAAAGGCTGCTGCAAAAGGGAACTTTGTTCGCGCATTAGTGATAGTGCCAACTCGAGAACTTGCCCAACAGGTGGCTACTAGTTTTAAAAGTTATGCTCAGTGCTTAACGCCAAGAGTTAAAATAGAGGCTGTATTTGGTGGTGTTTCAGCTAACACACAAATGTTAGCACTGCGTGGTGGAGCTGATGTGCTTGTCGCAACGCCTGGACGTTTATTGGATCTGTTATCAAGTAATGCCATTAAGTTATCGCAAGTCACTCACTTAGTGCTCGATGAAGCTGATCGCATGTTAAGCCTTGGCTTTACCGATGAGTTAGGGGAGATCTTAGCCCTACTGCCAAAGCGTAAGCAAACGCTTCTTTTCTCTGCCACCTTTCCCGAAGAGGTAAAAGAGCTTATAGATGCACTGTTATCGTCGCCTGTAGAGATTCAACTGCAGAGTGAAGAGGAAAGTACCTTACGCCAGCAGGTTTATAGGGTAAATAAAAGTCATAAAACGGCATTGTTAGGTCATTTGATTAAAGAGAATGACTGGCGTCAAGTGCTCGTTTTCGCTAGTGCTAAAAATACATGTAATCGTTTAGAGCAAAAACTGGGCAAACTGGGTATTACAGCACAAGTATTCCACAGTGATAAATCCCAAAGTGCAAGAACTCGAGTATTAGAGGAATTTAAACGTGGCGATATCAGTGTGCTAATTGCCACAGACATTGCCGCTCGTGGTATTGATATCGAAAAGCTTCCTGTCGTTATCAATTATGAATTGCCTAGAAGTCCAGTTGATTATATGCACCGCATTGGACGCAGTGGACGTGCTGGTGAAGCAGGCTTAGCCTTATCTTTGATCTCACACCATGAATATCAACATTTTAAGCTGATTGAAAAAAAGAACAAACTCAGTTTGGAATGGGAACAGATAGCCGATTTTGAAGCTGATGAAGAAGCACCTTTAGATTGTCCATCAAGAGAGATTAAAGCGATGGCAGCTCCTGAAGGTATGGGGAAGAAGAAGCGCAAAAAATTACCTAAAGCTAATGCCGAATTGTGGGGCAAAAAGTCCTGA
- a CDS encoding IS630 family transposase (programmed frameshift), with the protein MLNTIDFRSLARREKNAQKRIRLLALAHFSEGHNRIEITSILKVSRTSVNKWVSDFLTDGLAGLEHKTSPGRPPSLNKTQSKQLATFIEQQSLSEEGGRLSGADINEYISQHFGINYEPSSVYRVLKRLGFSWITSRSKHPKQSQKAQEAFKNFRLETILNIPGHIALAQVDVWFQDEARIGQQNTTTRLWAKKGSRPRVVRQQQFEYAYVFGAVCPSNGNTEALITPWVDKRFMRQHLKLISEATLPDRHAVVIMDGAGWHTKDLDDEFDNLTMIKLPPYSPELNPIEQVWGWIRQRHLANRCFANYEDIVEQCTQAWNSFISDIDTVKNLCNRSWINLTR; encoded by the exons ATGCTTAATACCATTGACTTTCGCTCTCTGGCACGACGAGAGAAAAATGCACAAAAGCGGATCCGTCTTTTGGCATTAGCACATTTCAGTGAAGGGCATAACCGCATTGAGATCACGAGTATTCTTAAGGTGAGTCGTACCAGTGTAAACAAATGGGTAAGTGATTTCTTAACCGACGGTTTAGCGGGCCTTGAGCACAAAACATCACCTGGCCGACCTCCATCTTTAAACAAGACTCAATCTAAACAACTCGCAACATTCATTGAGCAGCAAAGTTTATCTGAAGAAGGCGGCAGACTATCGGGTGCTGATATTAATGAATATATTTCTCAGCACTTTGGTATCAATTATGAACCATCAAGTGTCTATAGAGTATTAAAGCGGCTAGGTTTTTCTTGGATAACGAGTAGGTCAAAACATCCTAAACAATCCCAAAAAGCACAAGAAGCTTTT AAAAACTTCCGCTTGGAAACGATCCTTAACATCCCCGGTCATATTGCCCTGGCTCAAGTTGATGTTTGGTTTCAAGATGAAGCTCGTATAGGGCAACAAAACACGACGACACGCTTATGGGCAAAAAAAGGAAGTCGTCCAAGAGTCGTTCGACAACAACAGTTTGAGTACGCTTATGTTTTTGGGGCGGTATGTCCGTCGAATGGAAATACCGAAGCGTTGATCACTCCATGGGTAGATAAAAGGTTCATGCGGCAACACCTAAAGTTAATTTCTGAAGCAACTCTTCCAGATCGCCACGCTGTCGTGATCATGGATGGTGCCGGTTGGCATACAAAAGATCTAGATGATGAATTCGATAATCTAACCATGATTAAACTACCTCCCTATTCACCAGAGCTTAATCCTATCGAACAAGTTTGGGGATGGATAAGACAGCGCCATTTAGCCAATAGGTGTTTTGCCAATTATGAGGACATTGTCGAGCAATGCACGCAAGCTTGGAATAGCTTTATTAGTGACATTGATACTGTAAAGAATCTATGCAATCGTTCATGGATAAATCTGACCAGATGA
- the gltX gene encoding glutamate--tRNA ligase, giving the protein MTTKTRFAPSPTGFLHVGGARTALYSWLCARANQGEFVLRIEDTDIERSTPEACEAILEGMQWLGLNWDEGPYYQTKRFDRYNEIIAQMLEQGSAYKCYCSRERIEAMREEQAEKGEQQKYDGCCRDKAPRDTDEPFVIRFKNPTEGSVVFDDHVRGRIEISNERLDDLIIARTEGTPTYNFCVVVDDWDMGITCVVRGEDHINNTPRQINILKALGAPIPEYAHVAMILGDDGAKLSKRHGAVGVMQYRDDGFLPEALLNYLVRLGWSHGDQEIFSIDEMKQLFKLDDINKAASAFNTEKLIWLNQHYIKELAPEYVAKHLEWHMADQNIDTTNGPELAKVVSALSERAKTLKDLATSSRYFYEDFTDFDETAAKKHLRGVAMEPLQLVQQKLAELNEWTLEGVHQAIEDTAAELDVGMGKVGMPLRVAVTGAGMSPAVDLTLFLVGKVRCEQRILKAIEFVANRINS; this is encoded by the coding sequence ATGACAACTAAGACGCGTTTTGCTCCCAGTCCTACTGGATTCTTGCATGTCGGTGGCGCTCGTACAGCGCTTTATTCATGGTTATGTGCTCGTGCGAATCAGGGCGAGTTTGTTCTGCGAATTGAAGATACTGATATTGAACGTTCTACGCCAGAAGCATGCGAAGCTATTCTTGAGGGGATGCAGTGGTTAGGTCTGAATTGGGATGAAGGCCCTTACTACCAAACTAAGCGTTTCGATCGCTATAACGAAATCATTGCTCAGATGTTAGAGCAGGGCAGTGCTTATAAATGTTACTGTTCGCGTGAACGTATAGAAGCTATGCGTGAAGAGCAGGCTGAGAAGGGTGAGCAGCAGAAGTATGATGGTTGTTGCCGTGATAAAGCACCACGTGATACTGATGAGCCTTTTGTTATTCGTTTTAAAAATCCAACTGAAGGCAGTGTTGTATTTGATGATCACGTTCGCGGACGTATTGAGATCTCAAATGAACGATTAGATGATCTTATTATTGCCCGTACGGAAGGAACGCCTACATATAACTTCTGTGTAGTGGTTGATGATTGGGATATGGGGATCACTTGTGTTGTTCGTGGTGAAGATCATATCAATAATACACCTCGCCAAATTAACATTCTTAAAGCACTTGGGGCACCGATCCCTGAATATGCTCATGTAGCGATGATTCTGGGTGATGACGGTGCCAAGCTTTCTAAGCGACATGGCGCTGTGGGTGTAATGCAGTATCGTGATGATGGTTTCTTGCCTGAAGCACTACTTAACTATCTTGTTCGCCTAGGTTGGTCACATGGAGATCAGGAAATTTTCTCAATTGATGAAATGAAGCAACTATTTAAGCTTGATGATATCAATAAAGCGGCATCTGCTTTTAATACAGAGAAGTTGATCTGGTTAAATCAACACTATATAAAGGAGCTTGCTCCAGAATACGTGGCTAAACATCTTGAATGGCATATGGCGGATCAAAATATTGATACCACTAATGGTCCTGAATTAGCCAAAGTCGTCTCTGCTTTATCTGAAAGAGCGAAAACCTTAAAGGACTTGGCAACATCTAGCCGTTACTTCTATGAAGATTTTACTGACTTTGATGAAACTGCGGCTAAAAAGCACCTTAGAGGTGTAGCTATGGAGCCGCTTCAACTTGTTCAGCAGAAGTTAGCTGAATTAAATGAGTGGACTTTAGAGGGCGTTCATCAAGCTATTGAAGATACAGCAGCAGAATTAGACGTCGGTATGGGTAAAGTTGGTATGCCTTTACGCGTGGCTGTAACGGGCGCTGGCATGTCTCCTGCTGTCGATTTAACCTTATTCTTAGTTGGAAAGGTTCGTTGTGAACAAAGAATCCTCAAAGCGATTGAATTTGTAGCAAATAGAATAAATTCCTAA